A region from the Candidatus Tenderia electrophaga genome encodes:
- a CDS encoding cell wall hydrolase, whose product MTSRYLWLLDNGHGGVIDGLYQTEGKRSPKWDDGAILYEGEFNRSIVNRLIEMLTADRVSYVNIAPELEDISLNERVRRANNYHHQRNCIYVSIHANAGGGTGYEVYTSPGETDSDAVATVFFNEFKNEFPDIRMRADTLDGDVDKEANFYVLTRTRMPAILTENFFMDNEQECRECLMTREGRDRIARAHYAAIMSIEEKGLE is encoded by the coding sequence ATGACAAGCAGATATCTATGGTTGCTGGACAACGGTCATGGCGGCGTAATCGACGGCCTGTATCAAACCGAGGGTAAGCGCAGTCCCAAATGGGACGACGGGGCGATTCTTTATGAAGGCGAGTTCAACCGCTCCATCGTCAACCGCCTGATTGAGATGCTGACCGCCGATCGGGTCAGCTATGTCAATATCGCGCCGGAATTGGAAGATATCTCACTCAACGAACGGGTGCGGCGCGCCAACAACTATCACCACCAGCGCAACTGTATTTATGTATCCATTCACGCTAACGCCGGTGGCGGCACCGGATACGAGGTCTATACTTCGCCGGGCGAGACGGATTCGGACGCCGTGGCAACGGTGTTTTTTAATGAATTCAAGAATGAGTTCCCCGATATCAGGATGCGCGCCGACACCCTGGACGGTGATGTGGACAAGGAGGCCAATTTCTACGTGCTCACACGTACTCGTATGCCGGCCATCCTGACGGAAAACTTTTTCATGGATAACGAGCAGGAGTGTCGCGAGTGCCTGATGACGCGGGAGGGGCGTGATCGCATCGCCCGCGCCCATTATGCCGCGATTATGAGCATCGAAGAGAAGGGCTTGGAATAG
- a CDS encoding 2-isopropylmalate synthase (catalyzes the formation of 2-isopropylmalate from acetyl-CoA and 2-oxoisovalerate in leucine biosynthesis) — MSDKLIIFDTTLRDGEQSPGASMTKEEKIRIAKALEKMRVDVIEAGFPIASQGDFESVQAVANTVKDSTVCGLARALDKDIDRAGEALKGANSARIHTFIATSPIHMEMKLRMSPDQVVEQAVKAVQRARRYTDNVEFSPEDAGRSELDFLCRVIEAVIEAGARTINIPDTVGYNVPEQFGGLMRNLIERIPNADKAVFSVHCHNDLGLAVANSLSAVMNGARQVECTINGLGERAGNASLEEIVMAVRTRQDIFPCDTTLDTAQIVPCSRLVSGITGFVVQPNKAIVGANAFAHESGIHQDGVLKNRETYEIMRAEDVGWSTNRMVLGKHSGRNAFRTRLQELGIAFDSEEELNDTFARFKELADKKHEIYDDDLQALVTEVNLEAENEYVKLVALKVCSETGETPDARITLRINNEEQQGQSRGSGPVDATFKAIEAVIDSGADLQLYSVSNITSGTDAQGEVTVRLERGGRIVNGQGADTDIVIASARAYINALNKILAAAERAHPQL; from the coding sequence ATGAGTGATAAATTAATCATTTTCGACACCACCTTGCGCGACGGCGAGCAAAGCCCCGGCGCCTCCATGACCAAGGAAGAGAAGATCCGTATCGCCAAGGCCTTGGAAAAGATGCGCGTCGACGTTATCGAGGCCGGTTTTCCCATCGCCAGCCAGGGTGACTTCGAGTCGGTACAGGCGGTGGCCAATACCGTCAAGGACAGCACGGTCTGTGGTCTGGCCCGCGCCCTGGACAAGGACATCGATCGCGCCGGCGAGGCCCTCAAGGGCGCCAACTCGGCGCGCATCCACACCTTCATCGCCACCTCGCCCATCCATATGGAGATGAAGCTGCGCATGTCGCCGGACCAGGTGGTGGAGCAGGCCGTGAAGGCGGTCCAGCGCGCCCGCCGGTACACCGACAACGTCGAGTTCTCCCCCGAAGACGCCGGCCGCTCCGAGCTGGATTTTCTCTGCCGTGTGATCGAGGCGGTGATTGAGGCCGGCGCCCGTACCATCAACATCCCGGACACGGTCGGTTACAACGTGCCGGAACAATTCGGCGGCCTGATGCGTAACCTGATCGAGCGCATCCCCAACGCGGACAAGGCGGTGTTCTCGGTGCATTGTCATAATGACTTGGGCCTGGCCGTGGCCAACTCCCTGTCGGCGGTCATGAACGGCGCCCGCCAGGTGGAGTGCACCATCAACGGCCTGGGCGAACGCGCCGGCAATGCCTCGCTGGAAGAGATCGTTATGGCGGTGCGCACGCGCCAGGATATCTTTCCCTGCGATACCACCCTGGATACCGCCCAGATCGTGCCCTGCAGCCGCCTGGTCTCGGGCATCACCGGTTTCGTGGTGCAGCCCAACAAGGCCATCGTCGGCGCCAACGCCTTCGCCCATGAGTCGGGCATTCACCAGGACGGTGTGCTCAAGAATCGCGAGACCTACGAGATCATGCGCGCCGAAGACGTCGGTTGGAGTACCAACCGCATGGTGCTGGGTAAACACTCGGGGCGCAACGCCTTCCGCACCCGCCTGCAGGAATTGGGCATCGCCTTTGACTCGGAAGAGGAACTCAACGACACCTTCGCCCGCTTTAAAGAACTGGCCGACAAAAAGCATGAGATCTACGACGACGATCTGCAGGCCCTGGTCACCGAGGTCAATCTGGAGGCCGAGAACGAATACGTTAAACTGGTCGCCCTGAAGGTCTGTTCCGAAACCGGCGAGACCCCCGACGCCCGGATCACCCTGCGCATCAACAACGAAGAACAGCAGGGCCAGTCGCGCGGCAGTGGCCCGGTGGACGCGACCTTCAAGGCCATCGAAGCGGTGATCGACAGCGGCGCCGACCTGCAGCTGTATTCGGTCAGCAATATCACCAGCGGCACCGACGCCCAGGGCGAGGTGACCGTGCGCCTGGAGCGCGGTGGCCGCATCGTCAACGGTCAAGGGGCCGATACCGATATCGTCATCGCCTCGGCGCGGGCCTATATCAACGCCCTGAACAAGATCCTGGCGGCGGCCGAACGGGCCCATCCCCAACTTTAA
- a CDS encoding CDP-diacylglycerol--serine O-phosphatidyltransferase, giving the protein METEAEKKRRRGIYLLPNLFTTAGLFAGFFAIIAAMSGRFEAAAIAIFIAMFMDGIDGRLARMTNTQSDFGKEYDSLADMVSFGLAPALVMYLWALTPLGKVGFAAAFVYAAGAALRLARFNTQVGIIDKRYFQGLASPAAAALVVGLVWWGHDAAWVRGDLGWITALLTAAAGVLMVSNVRYNSFKDLDLKGKVPFFKILVVVAIFVLVALDPPRVLFAMALIYALSGPVLTLVLLRQRRAARKSADKGQ; this is encoded by the coding sequence ATGGAAACGGAAGCAGAAAAAAAACGCCGCCGCGGTATTTATCTGTTGCCCAATCTGTTCACCACGGCGGGCCTGTTTGCCGGCTTCTTCGCCATCATCGCCGCCATGAGCGGTCGCTTCGAAGCGGCGGCAATCGCGATCTTTATCGCCATGTTCATGGACGGCATCGACGGCCGGCTGGCACGCATGACCAATACCCAGAGTGATTTCGGCAAGGAGTACGATAGTCTGGCCGACATGGTGTCCTTCGGTCTGGCGCCGGCATTGGTCATGTATCTCTGGGCATTGACGCCGCTGGGTAAGGTGGGCTTCGCCGCCGCCTTTGTCTATGCCGCGGGTGCCGCGTTGCGCCTGGCGCGTTTCAATACCCAGGTCGGTATTATCGATAAGCGTTATTTTCAAGGCCTGGCCAGCCCGGCGGCGGCGGCCTTGGTGGTGGGGCTGGTCTGGTGGGGGCATGACGCCGCCTGGGTGCGGGGGGATCTGGGCTGGATCACGGCCCTGCTGACGGCCGCCGCCGGTGTGCTCATGGTCAGCAACGTGCGTTATAACAGTTTTAAAGACCTGGATCTCAAGGGCAAGGTGCCGTTTTTCAAGATCCTGGTGGTGGTGGCGATCTTCGTGCTGGTGGCCCTGGACCCGCCGCGTGTGCTGTTCGCCATGGCGCTCATCTATGCCCTGTCCGGTCCGGTGCTGACCTTGGTGTTGTTGCGTCAGCGCCGCGCCGCGCGCAAGTCGGCCGACAAAGGGCAGTGA
- a CDS encoding ketol-acid reductoisomerase (catalyzes the formation of (R)-2,3-dihydroxy-3-methylbutanoate from (S)-2-hydroxy-2-methyl-3-oxobutanoate in valine and isoleucine biosynthesis), whose protein sequence is MNIYYDKDCDLSIIKGMKVTIVGYGSQGHAHANNLKDSGVDVTVALREGSASAAKAEAAGLKVANAADAVEGADLVMILTPDEFQAQLYTNEIEPSLKQGAVLAFAHGFSIVYNQIVPRQDLDVIMIAPKAPGHTVRSEFAKGGGIPDLIAIEQDASGKAKQIALSYASAIGGGRTGIIETTFRDECETDLFGEQAVLCGGAVELVKAGFETLVEAGYAPEMAYFECLHELKLIVDLMYEGGIANMNYSISNNAEYGEYVTGPKVINEESRWAMREALKNIQEGKYAKQFIQEGQANYPEMTAMRRLNAEHPIEQVGARLREMMPWISANKIVDKTKN, encoded by the coding sequence ATGAATATTTATTACGATAAAGATTGTGATCTTTCCATTATCAAGGGGATGAAGGTCACCATCGTTGGTTATGGTTCACAAGGCCATGCCCATGCCAATAACCTGAAGGATTCCGGTGTCGATGTCACCGTCGCGCTGCGTGAAGGTTCCGCCTCCGCCGCCAAGGCCGAAGCGGCCGGCCTCAAGGTCGCCAATGCCGCTGACGCAGTGGAAGGCGCCGACCTGGTCATGATCCTGACCCCGGACGAGTTCCAGGCCCAGCTCTACACGAACGAGATCGAGCCCAGCCTCAAGCAGGGCGCGGTGCTGGCCTTCGCCCATGGCTTCTCCATCGTCTACAACCAGATCGTGCCACGCCAGGACCTGGACGTGATCATGATCGCGCCCAAGGCACCCGGCCATACCGTGCGTTCCGAGTTCGCCAAGGGCGGCGGTATTCCCGACCTGATTGCGATCGAACAGGACGCCTCCGGCAAGGCCAAACAGATCGCTCTGTCTTATGCCTCCGCCATCGGCGGCGGTCGTACCGGCATTATCGAAACCACCTTCCGCGACGAGTGCGAGACCGACCTGTTCGGTGAGCAGGCGGTGCTGTGCGGCGGCGCGGTGGAGCTGGTCAAGGCCGGCTTCGAAACCCTGGTGGAGGCGGGGTACGCCCCCGAGATGGCCTACTTTGAGTGTCTGCACGAACTCAAGCTGATCGTCGATCTGATGTACGAGGGCGGCATTGCCAACATGAACTACTCCATCTCCAACAACGCTGAGTACGGCGAGTATGTCACCGGCCCCAAGGTCATCAACGAAGAGAGCCGCTGGGCCATGCGCGAGGCATTGAAGAACATTCAGGAAGGCAAGTACGCCAAGCAGTTCATCCAGGAAGGCCAGGCCAATTATCCCGAGATGACCGCCATGCGTCGCCTCAACGCCGAGCATCCCATCGAGCAGGTGGGCGCGCGTCTGCGTGAGATGATGCCTTGGATCAGCGCCAACAAGATCGTCGATAAGACCAAGAACTGA
- a CDS encoding acetolactate synthase small subunit, producing MRHIISILMENEAGALSRVAGLFSARGYNIESLTVAPTEDPSLSRMTLVTRGSDEIIEQITKQLNKLIDVVKLIDLTEGAHIEREMMLVKIKAESGTEARHEINRLVDIFRGNIIDVTTSTYTVELTGTGDKLDAFLKAVGAEAIIETVRSGVSGIARGEKSLSL from the coding sequence ATGCGGCATATAATTTCGATTTTGATGGAAAATGAAGCGGGTGCCCTGTCACGTGTGGCCGGGCTGTTTTCGGCGCGCGGCTATAACATCGAATCCCTGACCGTGGCGCCGACCGAGGATCCATCCCTGTCGCGCATGACCCTGGTGACGCGCGGCTCGGACGAGATCATCGAACAGATCACCAAGCAGCTCAATAAGCTGATCGATGTGGTCAAGCTGATCGATCTCACCGAAGGCGCCCACATCGAGCGTGAGATGATGTTGGTCAAGATCAAGGCCGAGTCGGGCACCGAGGCGCGCCATGAGATCAACCGCCTGGTGGATATCTTCCGCGGCAATATTATCGATGTCACCACCTCCACCTATACCGTGGAGCTGACCGGCACCGGCGACAAGCTCGATGCCTTTCTCAAGGCGGTGGGCGCGGAAGCGATCATCGAGACCGTGCGCTCAGGTGTATCGGGCATCGCCCGTGGCGAGAAGAGTCTGTCGCTGTAA
- a CDS encoding acetolactate synthase 3 catalytic subunit (catalyzes the formation of 2-acetolactate from pyruvate, leucine sensitive) translates to MELTGAEIFVRCLEDEGVEYVFGYPGGAVLHIYDALYKQDKVEHVLVRHEQAATHAADGYARSSGKPGVVLVTSGPGATNAVTGIATAYMDSIPMVVFTGQVPTSLIGNDAFQEVDSVGITRPCVKHNFLVKDVTKLAETIKKAFYVATTGRPGPVVVDIPKDITAEKAEYHYPKRIKMRSYNPVVKGNKRQIQKAVELMLSAQRPMVYTGGGVILDRGAKALTDLVKTLGFPCTNTLMGLGAYPATDKQFLGMLGMHGTYEANMAMHNSDVLIAIGARFDDRVTGNIEKFCPTAKIIHVDIDPASISKNVKVDVPIVGGVTHVLKEMLALVNESGKTPEKKAMAEWWKQIEEWRAVDCLKYDRESEQIKPQYVVESLYNVTKGNAFVTSDVGQHQMWAAQFYKFDKPYRWINSGGLGTMGFGLPAAMGAQFANPKDVVACVTGEGSIQMNIQELSTCLQYGLPIKIVCLNNRYLGMVRQWQEFFYQGRYSMSYMDALPDFVKLAESYGHIGMRIEKPEDVVPALEEATGKYKDRLVFLDFVTDQTENVYPMIPAGAGLNEMILV, encoded by the coding sequence GTGGAATTAACAGGCGCCGAAATCTTTGTCCGTTGTCTTGAGGATGAAGGTGTCGAGTATGTGTTCGGCTACCCCGGTGGGGCCGTGTTGCACATCTACGATGCCCTCTACAAGCAGGATAAGGTCGAGCACGTGCTGGTGCGCCACGAACAGGCCGCCACCCATGCCGCCGACGGCTATGCACGTTCTTCGGGCAAGCCGGGCGTGGTGCTGGTGACCTCCGGCCCCGGCGCCACGAATGCCGTCACCGGTATTGCCACCGCCTACATGGACTCCATCCCGATGGTGGTCTTCACCGGCCAGGTGCCCACCAGCTTGATCGGCAACGATGCCTTCCAGGAGGTCGATTCTGTCGGTATCACCCGACCCTGTGTCAAGCACAACTTCCTGGTCAAGGACGTCACCAAGCTGGCGGAGACCATCAAGAAGGCCTTTTACGTCGCCACCACCGGTCGGCCCGGACCTGTGGTGGTCGATATCCCGAAGGACATCACCGCCGAAAAGGCCGAGTATCATTATCCCAAGCGCATCAAGATGCGTTCCTACAACCCGGTGGTGAAGGGCAACAAACGCCAGATCCAAAAGGCCGTCGAGCTGATGCTGTCGGCGCAGCGACCCATGGTCTATACCGGCGGCGGGGTGATTCTGGACCGCGGCGCCAAGGCGCTCACCGACCTGGTGAAGACGCTGGGTTTTCCCTGCACCAATACGCTCATGGGCTTGGGCGCCTATCCGGCCACGGACAAGCAGTTCCTGGGTATGCTGGGCATGCACGGCACCTACGAGGCCAACATGGCCATGCACAATTCTGATGTGCTCATTGCCATCGGCGCCCGTTTCGATGACCGGGTCACCGGCAATATCGAGAAGTTCTGTCCTACCGCCAAGATCATCCATGTGGATATCGATCCGGCCTCGATTTCGAAGAACGTCAAGGTCGACGTGCCCATCGTCGGCGGCGTCACCCATGTCTTGAAAGAGATGTTGGCCCTGGTCAATGAATCGGGCAAGACGCCGGAAAAGAAGGCCATGGCCGAGTGGTGGAAGCAGATCGAGGAATGGCGCGCGGTGGACTGCCTGAAGTATGACCGTGAGTCCGAACAGATCAAACCCCAGTATGTGGTCGAGTCGCTCTATAATGTCACCAAGGGCAACGCCTTTGTCACCTCCGACGTGGGCCAGCACCAGATGTGGGCGGCGCAGTTCTACAAGTTCGACAAGCCCTATCGCTGGATCAATTCCGGCGGTCTCGGCACCATGGGCTTCGGCCTGCCGGCGGCTATGGGGGCGCAGTTCGCCAACCCCAAGGATGTGGTTGCCTGCGTCACGGGTGAGGGCAGCATCCAGATGAACATCCAGGAGTTGTCCACCTGTCTGCAGTACGGCCTGCCCATCAAGATCGTCTGCTTGAATAACCGTTATTTGGGCATGGTGCGGCAGTGGCAGGAGTTCTTCTATCAGGGCCGTTATTCCATGTCCTACATGGATGCGCTGCCGGACTTCGTCAAGCTGGCCGAATCCTACGGCCACATCGGCATGCGTATCGAAAAGCCCGAGGATGTGGTGCCGGCCTTGGAAGAGGCCACCGGTAAATACAAAGACCGGCTGGTGTTTCTGGATTTCGTCACCGACCAGACGGAAAATGTCTATCCCATGATCCCGGCCGGTGCCGGCCTGAATGAAATGATTTTGGTGTAA
- a CDS encoding ABC transporter permease — protein MNAFRLGLRQLRRDWRAGELTILALALVIAVASVSSVNFFTSRIHQALELQANDLLGGDLVLVSRDPIAAQRRDHARDAGLRSAATVEFPTMVLAGEQSQLVGLKAVSANYPLRGRNRIAPEQFAPDEAVAHGPEPGTAWADGRLMNALKLEVGETVQVGETTLRIGAVLTSEPTQSGGMISGFVPRLLMNLEDLPATELVQPASRVRYRLLVAGAPEQVEQLRRQWQDTLAPGEELNSVKDARPQVRTALERGERFLGLAALVSVLLAGAAVAMAARRYVSRHLDNCAVMRCLGASQAVINRLYLYQMLVLGLLASALGVALGYLAQGGLVLFLGELARIQLPAPSAWPVALGMLTGMITLLGFAMPPILQLANVSTMRVIRRDLGRLQINSLLAYSAGSAAFVVLALLQAQDTRLALTILAGLVVLLLALAALVGVLLLILKPLSRQGRASWRFGLVNISRRAGSSMLQMMGFSIGLMALLLLTVVRTDLLEEWQGKVPADAPNRFLINVQPEQLDQVEGFFARQGIEVPELYPMVRMRLVEINGQAVSEDDFATERGKRLATREFNLSWAADLQADNNIVAGRWWDEDEHGRPMLSVEQGIAEELDLQLGDTLTYRAAGQQFTAPITSLRTVEWDSFRANFFVLAPPGVLEGFPVSYMSAFYLPADEHQVLNDLVQQFPNITVFDVDAIMGQVRRIIARVTLAVEYVFVFTLLAGLMVMYAAIHSSRDERIHEAAVLRTLGARRSQLLGSLMLEYAGLGLMSGLVAALSAGGVGMVVAERIFELEYAPGPTLWFGGMLIGALGIGIAGTLGTRFVINQPPLRTLRSV, from the coding sequence ATGAACGCATTCCGACTCGGTCTGCGCCAGTTGCGCCGCGACTGGCGCGCCGGTGAGCTCACCATCCTGGCGCTGGCGCTGGTGATCGCCGTGGCCAGCGTGTCGTCGGTGAATTTCTTTACCAGCCGCATCCATCAGGCCCTGGAGCTGCAGGCCAACGACCTGCTGGGCGGCGACCTGGTGCTGGTCTCGCGCGATCCCATCGCCGCGCAACGCCGCGATCACGCCAGAGACGCGGGGCTGCGCAGCGCCGCCACGGTGGAGTTTCCCACCATGGTGTTGGCGGGGGAGCAGAGTCAATTGGTGGGATTGAAGGCAGTGAGCGCCAATTACCCGCTGCGCGGCCGTAACCGCATAGCGCCCGAGCAGTTTGCCCCGGACGAGGCGGTGGCTCACGGCCCCGAGCCGGGCACGGCCTGGGCCGACGGTCGCCTGATGAACGCCCTGAAACTGGAGGTGGGCGAGACGGTACAGGTGGGGGAGACCACCCTGCGCATCGGCGCCGTGCTGACCAGCGAGCCGACCCAGTCCGGCGGCATGATCTCCGGCTTCGTGCCGCGTCTGCTGATGAATCTGGAAGACCTGCCCGCCACCGAGCTGGTGCAGCCCGCCAGCCGGGTGCGTTATCGATTGTTGGTGGCCGGCGCGCCGGAGCAGGTGGAGCAGTTGCGCCGCCAGTGGCAGGACACCCTGGCGCCCGGCGAAGAACTGAACAGCGTCAAGGACGCCCGGCCCCAGGTGCGCACCGCCTTGGAGCGGGGCGAGCGTTTTCTCGGGCTGGCGGCCCTGGTGAGCGTGTTGTTGGCCGGGGCGGCGGTGGCCATGGCGGCGCGGCGCTATGTCAGCCGCCATCTCGATAATTGCGCGGTGATGCGCTGTCTGGGTGCCTCTCAGGCCGTGATCAATCGACTGTATCTATATCAAATGCTGGTGCTGGGCCTGCTGGCCAGCGCCCTGGGGGTGGCGCTCGGGTATCTGGCCCAGGGCGGACTGGTGTTGTTCTTGGGTGAACTGGCGCGCATCCAGTTGCCGGCGCCCTCGGCCTGGCCCGTGGCGCTGGGCATGTTGACCGGCATGATCACCCTGCTGGGATTCGCCATGCCACCGATTCTGCAACTGGCCAATGTCTCCACCATGCGGGTGATTCGGCGTGACCTGGGTCGCTTGCAGATCAACAGTCTATTGGCCTATAGCGCCGGCAGCGCCGCGTTTGTGGTGCTGGCCTTGCTCCAGGCCCAGGACACCCGCCTGGCCCTGACCATTCTCGCGGGTCTGGTGGTGCTGTTGCTGGCGTTGGCGGCCCTGGTCGGGGTGTTGCTACTGATCCTCAAGCCTTTGAGTCGGCAGGGGCGGGCCTCGTGGCGCTTCGGCCTGGTCAATATCTCGCGCCGTGCCGGCAGCAGCATGCTGCAAATGATGGGCTTCAGTATCGGCCTGATGGCCTTGTTGCTGCTCACCGTGGTGCGTACCGATTTGTTGGAAGAGTGGCAGGGCAAGGTGCCGGCCGATGCCCCTAATCGCTTTCTGATCAATGTGCAGCCCGAGCAGCTCGATCAAGTGGAAGGCTTTTTCGCGCGGCAGGGCATCGAGGTGCCGGAGCTTTATCCCATGGTGCGCATGCGCCTGGTGGAGATAAACGGCCAAGCGGTGAGCGAAGATGATTTCGCCACCGAGCGCGGCAAGCGCCTGGCCACGCGCGAGTTCAACCTATCCTGGGCCGCTGATTTGCAGGCGGACAACAATATCGTCGCCGGGCGCTGGTGGGATGAGGACGAACACGGCCGGCCCATGCTGTCCGTGGAGCAGGGCATCGCCGAGGAACTGGACCTGCAGCTCGGAGACACCTTGACCTATCGCGCCGCCGGGCAACAATTCACCGCCCCCATCACCAGCCTGCGCACGGTGGAGTGGGACAGTTTCCGCGCCAACTTTTTCGTGCTGGCGCCGCCGGGGGTGCTGGAGGGGTTTCCGGTCAGCTATATGAGCGCGTTCTATCTGCCTGCGGATGAGCACCAGGTGCTGAATGACCTGGTACAGCAGTTCCCCAACATCACCGTCTTCGATGTCGACGCCATCATGGGGCAGGTGCGGCGCATTATCGCGCGCGTCACCCTGGCGGTGGAATATGTCTTCGTCTTCACCCTGCTGGCCGGACTGATGGTGATGTATGCCGCCATTCACTCCAGCCGCGATGAACGCATCCACGAGGCGGCGGTGCTGCGCACCCTGGGCGCGCGGCGCAGCCAGTTGCTCGGCAGCCTGATGCTCGAATACGCGGGCCTGGGTCTGATGTCCGGCCTGGTGGCAGCCCTCAGCGCCGGCGGCGTCGGCATGGTGGTGGCGGAGCGCATCTTCGAGTTGGAATACGCGCCCGGCCCCACCTTGTGGTTCGGTGGCATGCTGATAGGGGCGCTGGGCATTGGTATCGCCGGGACGCTGGGCACGCGCTTTGTCATCAATCAGCCGCCGCTGCGCACCCTGCGCAGTGTCTGA